One segment of Tamlana crocina DNA contains the following:
- a CDS encoding SulP family inorganic anion transporter, which yields MKKLFSNIKGDAFGGITAGIVALPLALAFGVSSGLGPTAGLYGAIFISFFAALFGGTNTQISGPTAPMTAVSMVVIASIIAVNDGDVNQALPVILTVFLLAGLMQIGLGILGLGKYIRYIPYPVVSGFMTAIGVIILLTQILPSLGYYPKEDVEFVDTFKPQAEEVILENILKEEAEEGILVLEDFKETIRRAGEITQADILKESQTLAAKEASGALGAVKALPRALQNVNWLELILALGTIFIIYGFKRITKAVPSTLVALLVMSGIAVGFGLDYRPIEEIPSGLPVPNLEIITGFKLSKVTPYVFTALTLALLGAIDSLLTSVVADNMTKTKHKPNKELVGQGIGNSIAAVFGGIPGAGATIRTVVNITSGGKTKLSGMIAGVLLFVILLGLGPIASKIPAAVLAGILITVGIGVMDYKGLKAIPSLPKDIKLGPLKLSSEVLIMLVVLFLSTFWNLVYAVGIGLIIASLMFMKKIGDLTAERSNVTPLQEDAWKDEASFPENLKEEVFIKHLKGPLFFGSTNEFQQLSEQIPATASTVIIRLGRMQYMDQSGLYAMEDVLQDLNKKNIEVLFVGLLKQPKYMMERIDIIPDLIPKEHIFETFKECMKWVKSNVKDEY from the coding sequence ATGAAGAAATTATTCTCAAACATAAAAGGTGATGCCTTTGGAGGAATAACCGCAGGTATCGTAGCGCTACCATTGGCATTGGCTTTTGGGGTGTCTTCCGGGTTAGGGCCCACGGCTGGTCTCTACGGAGCTATTTTTATTAGTTTTTTTGCTGCTCTTTTTGGTGGAACCAACACTCAGATTTCGGGGCCCACCGCACCCATGACGGCCGTGAGTATGGTGGTGATTGCCAGTATTATTGCCGTTAACGATGGTGATGTCAATCAAGCGCTGCCAGTAATCCTAACCGTGTTTTTATTGGCAGGGCTCATGCAAATTGGGCTTGGTATTTTGGGTTTGGGAAAATACATTCGTTATATTCCTTATCCAGTGGTTTCTGGATTTATGACGGCTATTGGGGTTATTATTCTGCTCACCCAAATTTTGCCTTCATTGGGTTATTATCCCAAAGAAGATGTAGAGTTTGTTGATACCTTTAAACCACAGGCCGAAGAGGTTATTTTAGAGAATATTTTAAAAGAAGAAGCTGAAGAAGGCATTTTGGTGTTGGAAGACTTTAAAGAAACCATTAGAAGGGCGGGAGAGATAACGCAAGCTGATATTTTAAAAGAATCCCAGACTTTGGCAGCAAAGGAAGCTTCGGGGGCTTTAGGGGCCGTTAAAGCGCTGCCACGGGCGTTGCAGAATGTCAATTGGTTGGAATTGATATTGGCACTCGGTACTATTTTTATTATTTATGGTTTTAAAAGAATTACTAAGGCCGTTCCCAGCACGTTGGTAGCCTTATTGGTCATGTCGGGGATAGCGGTTGGTTTCGGGCTCGATTACCGACCCATCGAAGAAATCCCTAGCGGATTGCCAGTACCTAATTTAGAGATTATCACAGGGTTCAAGCTCAGTAAGGTAACGCCCTATGTGTTCACTGCGCTTACTTTGGCGCTTTTGGGAGCGATAGATTCTTTGTTGACCAGTGTAGTGGCCGACAATATGACCAAAACCAAACACAAACCCAACAAAGAATTGGTGGGGCAAGGTATTGGTAACAGTATCGCTGCCGTTTTTGGAGGTATTCCAGGAGCGGGTGCAACCATTCGAACGGTGGTAAATATTACTTCTGGTGGAAAAACAAAGCTTTCAGGAATGATTGCGGGAGTGCTATTGTTCGTAATTTTACTCGGTTTAGGCCCAATCGCATCAAAAATTCCAGCGGCAGTTTTGGCTGGGATTTTAATAACCGTGGGTATTGGGGTAATGGATTATAAAGGACTAAAAGCCATTCCGAGTTTGCCAAAAGATATCAAACTAGGGCCACTTAAATTGAGCTCAGAAGTACTCATTATGTTGGTAGTACTCTTCCTCTCTACGTTTTGGAACTTGGTATATGCCGTGGGTATCGGTTTAATTATCGCGTCATTGATGTTTATGAAGAAAATAGGTGACCTAACTGCCGAACGCAGTAATGTAACGCCTCTCCAAGAAGATGCTTGGAAAGATGAAGCTAGTTTCCCTGAAAACTTAAAAGAAGAAGTATTCATCAAGCATCTTAAAGGGCCACTGTTTTTTGGTTCAACGAATGAATTTCAGCAATTGTCAGAGCAGATTCCCGCAACGGCAAGTACCGTCATAATTAGGTTGGGGCGGATGCAATACATGGACCAATCGGGGCTTTATGCCATGGAAGACGTGCTTCAGGATTTGAATAAAAAAAATATCGAAGTGCTTTTTGTAGGCTTGTTGAAACAACCTAAATATATGATGGAGCGTATTGATATTATCCCCGATTTAATTCCCAAGGAACACATTTTTGAAACATTTAAGGAATGTATGAAATGGGTAAAGTCAAATGTGAAGGATGAATATTAA
- a CDS encoding carbonic anhydrase family protein, with amino-acid sequence MKAHTKETQATMTPEKSLQFLKEGNLRFVNNLKANRNLLEQVNDTSDGQFPFATILSCIDSRVSAELVFDQGLGDIFSVRIAGNFVNEDILGSMEFACKLAGTKIIVVLGHTSCGAIKGACDDAKLGNLTSMLGKIKPAVNAVKEPEDASKRNSSNIDFVNNVAEKNVDLTIENIRKQSPVLKEMEDNKQIAIIGAMYDINTGAVTFYE; translated from the coding sequence ATGAAAGCACACACTAAAGAAACACAAGCAACAATGACACCTGAAAAGTCGTTGCAATTTTTAAAAGAAGGAAACCTAAGGTTTGTAAATAACTTAAAAGCCAATAGAAACCTCTTGGAACAGGTAAACGATACTAGCGATGGGCAATTTCCGTTCGCCACCATTTTAAGTTGTATCGATTCCAGGGTGTCGGCCGAATTGGTTTTCGATCAAGGATTGGGTGATATTTTTAGTGTTCGTATTGCTGGAAACTTTGTAAACGAAGATATATTAGGTAGTATGGAGTTTGCCTGTAAATTGGCAGGAACCAAAATCATTGTGGTTTTGGGCCATACTAGTTGTGGTGCAATAAAAGGCGCTTGCGACGATGCTAAATTAGGAAACTTAACCAGTATGTTGGGGAAAATTAAACCAGCCGTAAATGCTGTTAAGGAACCAGAAGATGCCAGCAAAAGAAATTCTTCCAATATCGATTTTGTCAACAATGTTGCCGAGAAAAATGTTGATTTAACCATTGAAAATATCAGAAAGCAAAGTCCCGTTTTAAAAGAAATGGAAGATAACAAACAGATAGCCATTATTGGTGCTATGTATGATATAAACACGGGTGCAGTAACTTTTTACGAATAA
- a CDS encoding T9SS type A sorting domain-containing protein, with the protein MKTKLQTILLMLVSFSLCQAKETEVDLTMTADYANDVYYKLSDGATSSYDRSLWDIAFLRTSAMNFSLRVNDGAGIQVFDVSNDPNDWSNVDVSNEASWAELHNDETDWNLGAFDQGSADGAYAYGWGNYNFATHHIEGDVVFVLKYADGSYIKFFCEDYYGGYTFRYSSWDGSTWSSDTTVTIPNSDNPNNMFNYYSLKNETATIAEPVIGNWDLKFTKYIADLDGAGTYYLVTGVLHSDEVTVAQNEEPSSMPANPSLSYSEEINTIGYDWKSFNMSTFTYDVDSNQAFYVKYADDTVYRLYFTAFEGSSTGNISFAFEDVTSVLGIEEVSNSVSFGVYPNPSTNKKVTIVYDVNQLSSDKNEVAVYSVTGAKVFNASLKNTSGFFNKTLDLSSLKNGIYVLKLTSGNQSATKKLVLK; encoded by the coding sequence ATGAAAACAAAACTACAAACCATTTTGCTGATGCTTGTTAGCTTTTCGCTATGCCAAGCGAAAGAAACCGAGGTTGATTTAACCATGACGGCCGATTACGCCAACGATGTATATTACAAATTAAGCGATGGCGCCACGAGCTCATACGACAGAAGTTTATGGGATATTGCCTTTTTACGAACCAGCGCCATGAATTTTTCGTTAAGGGTTAATGATGGTGCGGGAATTCAGGTATTCGACGTATCGAACGACCCGAACGATTGGAGCAATGTTGATGTATCCAACGAAGCCTCGTGGGCCGAGCTGCACAACGACGAAACCGATTGGAACTTGGGTGCTTTCGACCAAGGTTCGGCCGATGGCGCCTACGCCTACGGCTGGGGAAATTACAACTTTGCCACCCATCATATTGAAGGTGATGTGGTATTTGTTTTAAAATATGCAGATGGTTCTTATATCAAATTTTTCTGCGAAGACTATTATGGCGGTTACACCTTTAGATATTCCAGTTGGGATGGTTCTACTTGGAGCAGCGACACCACTGTAACTATTCCGAATTCGGACAACCCAAATAATATGTTCAATTACTACTCTTTAAAAAACGAAACCGCCACCATTGCCGAACCCGTAATTGGCAATTGGGACTTAAAATTCACAAAATATATTGCCGATTTAGATGGCGCAGGAACCTACTACCTGGTAACAGGAGTGCTTCATAGCGACGAAGTTACCGTGGCCCAAAATGAAGAACCAAGCAGCATGCCAGCAAACCCTAGTTTAAGCTATTCCGAAGAAATTAACACCATTGGCTACGATTGGAAATCTTTTAACATGAGCACCTTTACTTATGATGTAGATTCCAACCAAGCTTTTTACGTAAAATATGCCGATGATACTGTTTACAGACTTTATTTTACCGCTTTTGAAGGCAGCAGCACCGGAAATATTTCGTTCGCTTTTGAAGATGTAACCAGCGTTTTGGGTATTGAAGAAGTTAGTAATAGCGTTTCATTTGGCGTATATCCAAACCCTTCAACCAATAAAAAAGTAACTATCGTTTACGATGTAAACCAATTAAGTTCCGATAAAAACGAAGTTGCCGTTTATTCGGTAACTGGAGCTAAAGTTTTCAACGCTTCATTAAAAAACACCTCTGGTTTTTTCAACAAAACTTTAGATTTATCAAGTTTAAAAAACGGAATTTATGTTTTAAAACTTACATCAGGAAACCAAAGTGCTACCAAAAAATTGGTGCTAAAATAA
- a CDS encoding HmuY family protein, whose amino-acid sequence MMKKLYLLLFLMILSSCSEDATFVQDPFVVAFESLSKNLMAVESGTEIALVYSETASENGTANIQITSENAIYGIDFTTTPEAIGGKIVLDINSGESANSITFNKINPFLDETTEIKLAVSSINYSNSNIQGHSEFILNASASLGGSISPEVGGPNQGNQVFVDLSSGATTFAQRNSWDLGFYGGDAFRVAINGSVYMAVAPLDFTDIDAVTESDVSGLKSQVAVGTFDAENAAYIDAPNGNILETAMAEVSDSASENKVYLLNLGYEVGTATPNTGSVAVAGNHRGWKKIRILKNGKDYVLQYADLDASTHQEVTINKTENYNFSFFSFNTNSVVDVEPEKERWDISFTVFTNIIEGAGSYGYSDFVTHNRKGDTEAYMVETTSFEYDAFALSNVDSNLFSKDQTTIGANWRDVFSHTAFSDRFFVVKDPNGNIYKIKFLAMTNDNGERGYPEFQYELLQ is encoded by the coding sequence ATGATGAAGAAATTATACCTTTTACTTTTTTTGATGATTTTAAGTTCTTGTAGCGAAGACGCAACTTTTGTGCAAGACCCCTTTGTTGTGGCATTTGAAAGTTTATCAAAAAATTTGATGGCTGTTGAAAGTGGAACCGAAATCGCCTTGGTATATTCTGAAACCGCTTCGGAAAACGGCACGGCGAACATCCAAATCACTTCAGAAAATGCCATTTACGGCATCGATTTTACAACAACTCCCGAAGCCATTGGCGGTAAAATTGTGCTCGATATTAATTCGGGCGAAAGCGCAAACAGCATCACCTTCAACAAAATAAACCCCTTTTTGGATGAAACTACCGAAATTAAACTGGCCGTTTCTTCAATAAATTACAGCAATTCCAACATTCAGGGCCATTCAGAATTTATTTTGAACGCTTCCGCATCGCTGGGCGGCAGCATCTCACCCGAAGTTGGCGGACCCAACCAAGGCAACCAGGTATTTGTAGATTTAAGCAGCGGCGCCACCACTTTTGCACAGCGCAATTCCTGGGATTTGGGCTTTTACGGCGGCGACGCGTTTAGGGTAGCCATAAACGGCTCGGTTTACATGGCCGTTGCCCCGTTGGATTTTACTGATATCGATGCCGTTACCGAAAGTGATGTTTCTGGTTTAAAAAGCCAGGTTGCAGTTGGCACATTCGATGCTGAAAATGCTGCGTACATTGATGCACCAAACGGCAATATTTTGGAAACCGCCATGGCCGAAGTTTCAGATAGTGCTTCAGAAAACAAAGTGTATTTGCTTAACCTAGGTTACGAAGTGGGTACAGCAACCCCAAACACAGGAAGCGTTGCCGTTGCCGGAAACCACAGGGGCTGGAAAAAAATAAGGATTTTAAAAAACGGCAAGGATTATGTGCTTCAATATGCCGACTTGGATGCTTCAACGCACCAAGAAGTTACCATAAACAAAACGGAGAATTACAACTTTTCATTTTTCAGCTTTAATACAAATAGTGTTGTTGATGTTGAACCCGAAAAAGAACGTTGGGACATCAGTTTTACGGTTTTCACCAATATTATTGAAGGCGCAGGTAGCTATGGGTATTCAGACTTTGTAACACACAACCGCAAGGGCGACACCGAAGCTTATATGGTTGAAACCACCAGTTTTGAATATGATGCTTTTGCTTTAAGCAATGTCGATTCCAACCTTTTCAGCAAAGACCAAACCACCATTGGCGCCAATTGGCGCGATGTGTTTTCGCATACCGCTTTTTCCGATAGGTTTTTTGTTGTAAAAGACCCCAACGGCAATATTTATAAAATTAAATTTTTGGCCATGACCAACGATAACGGCGAACGTGGCTACCCAGAATTTCAATACGAACTTTTACAATAA
- a CDS encoding tetratricopeptide repeat protein has protein sequence MKPLFCTFLLLIGLVSFSQNQDLFKKANALYNEGKFAEAIDDYTAILETGQHSSDLYFNLANAHYKLSHIAPSIYYYEKALQLAPNDEDIKNNMSFAKNMTIDAIEVVPETGVSKLVKNITNKLSFDAWAKTAVGFVFLFVVLFLIYYFAYSTARKRLAFIGSFVCLGLIFIALAFAFHKYNLDKNDNPAIVFVQESKVKSTPNARGEEAFRLHEGTKVQVEETYNDWKKIKLADGKTGWVASEDIKLLNNF, from the coding sequence ATGAAACCATTATTCTGTACATTTTTGTTGTTAATTGGGTTGGTGTCTTTTTCGCAAAACCAAGACTTGTTTAAAAAAGCGAACGCCCTTTACAACGAAGGAAAATTTGCTGAAGCCATTGACGATTACACGGCTATTTTGGAAACGGGGCAGCACTCATCCGATTTGTATTTCAACTTGGCAAATGCCCATTATAAATTGAGCCATATAGCCCCGAGTATCTATTATTACGAAAAGGCCTTGCAGTTGGCTCCGAATGATGAGGACATAAAAAACAACATGTCTTTTGCCAAAAACATGACCATTGATGCCATTGAGGTGGTGCCAGAAACCGGAGTTTCAAAACTTGTGAAAAACATCACCAATAAGTTGTCTTTTGATGCTTGGGCCAAAACAGCCGTTGGTTTTGTGTTCTTATTTGTCGTTTTGTTTTTAATCTATTATTTCGCTTATTCCACAGCCCGAAAACGTTTGGCGTTTATTGGGAGTTTTGTGTGCTTGGGCTTGATATTCATAGCTTTGGCGTTTGCGTTCCATAAATACAATTTGGACAAAAACGACAATCCGGCTATTGTGTTTGTACAGGAAAGCAAAGTGAAGAGCACGCCAAATGCACGGGGCGAAGAGGCTTTTAGGTTGCACGAAGGCACCAAAGTTCAGGTGGAAGAAACCTACAACGACTGGAAAAAAATAAAACTGGCCGATGGAAAAACTGGTTGGGTAGCTTCAGAAGATATAAAACTGCTCAACAATTTTTAA
- a CDS encoding SulP family inorganic anion transporter, whose protein sequence is MFKTIKSDLPASIVVFFVALPLCLGIALASGAPLFSGLIAGIIGGIVVGALSGSNIGVSGPAAGLAAIVLTAIGTLGGYQNFLVAVVLGGIIQLLFGVLKAGVIGYYFPSSVIKGMLTGIGIIIILKQIPHFFGYDAEPEGADSFIEASGENTFSSLLSITDNIIWGSFLIGAVGLAILILWDRVLSKKSKIFQLIQGPLVAVILGIIFYVFTQDHQTLSIAQSHLVSVPVPEDASSFLAQFSFPNFGVITNPDVWVVAFTIALVASLETLLCVEATDKLDPHKNVTPTNRELLAQGTGNILSGLIGGLPITQVIVRSSANIQSGGQSKLSAIIHGFFLLISVILIPRLLNMIPLSVLAAILLVVGYKLAKPSLFKVMYNLGWKQWVPFIVTVLGIVFIDLLYGIGLGLMVGIVVILLKSYQNSHFLHIEDKSNGKHKIKMTLAEEVTFFNKGAILKELDSLPKDTYLELNLLKTRYLDNDIIEILEDFLFKAKERNIDIKLVSKRGVEENPESFIKFFNERPKSSISLS, encoded by the coding sequence ATGTTTAAAACTATTAAAAGCGACTTGCCAGCGAGTATAGTTGTATTTTTCGTTGCCTTACCGTTATGTTTAGGAATTGCTCTTGCCAGTGGGGCACCATTATTTTCAGGGTTAATAGCTGGTATTATTGGAGGTATTGTTGTTGGAGCATTGAGTGGCTCAAATATTGGGGTGAGTGGTCCCGCAGCAGGTTTGGCTGCCATTGTATTAACTGCCATTGGAACTTTGGGTGGTTATCAAAACTTTTTGGTAGCCGTTGTTTTGGGTGGAATTATCCAATTACTTTTTGGAGTGCTAAAAGCGGGTGTTATTGGGTATTATTTTCCGTCATCGGTTATTAAAGGGATGCTTACCGGTATTGGTATCATCATTATACTGAAGCAAATTCCTCACTTTTTTGGCTATGATGCCGAGCCCGAAGGAGCCGATAGTTTTATTGAGGCATCCGGAGAAAATACATTTTCTTCGTTGCTTAGCATTACTGATAATATTATTTGGGGGTCGTTTTTAATTGGTGCTGTTGGTTTAGCCATTCTAATTTTATGGGATAGGGTGTTATCGAAAAAGTCCAAAATTTTCCAACTTATTCAAGGCCCATTGGTAGCAGTGATTTTAGGTATCATTTTTTATGTATTTACACAAGACCACCAAACGTTGTCTATCGCGCAATCACACTTAGTGAGTGTGCCCGTACCCGAAGATGCTTCGTCCTTTTTGGCTCAATTCAGTTTTCCCAATTTTGGAGTGATTACCAATCCCGATGTTTGGGTAGTGGCATTTACAATTGCATTGGTAGCCAGTTTGGAAACATTGTTGTGTGTTGAGGCTACCGATAAACTGGATCCGCATAAAAACGTAACGCCAACAAACAGAGAATTGTTAGCTCAAGGAACTGGTAACATTCTTTCCGGTTTAATAGGTGGATTGCCTATTACGCAGGTAATTGTTCGTAGTTCTGCAAATATCCAATCAGGTGGACAATCTAAATTATCAGCTATTATCCACGGATTTTTCTTGTTGATTTCGGTGATTTTGATTCCAAGATTGTTGAATATGATTCCTCTTTCGGTTCTAGCTGCCATTTTATTGGTTGTAGGATATAAACTAGCAAAACCTTCATTATTTAAAGTGATGTACAATTTAGGTTGGAAGCAATGGGTGCCATTTATCGTAACGGTTTTGGGTATCGTTTTTATCGATTTGTTGTATGGTATCGGTCTCGGACTTATGGTTGGTATTGTGGTTATTCTTTTAAAGAGCTACCAAAATTCGCATTTCCTTCATATTGAAGACAAGAGCAACGGAAAGCATAAAATTAAGATGACACTTGCCGAAGAGGTAACTTTTTTCAACAAAGGTGCTATTTTAAAGGAATTGGACAGTTTACCAAAAGACACTTATTTGGAACTGAATCTTTTAAAAACAAGGTATTTGGATAACGATATCATAGAAATTCTTGAAGATTTCCTATTTAAAGCCAAAGAGCGGAATATCGATATCAAATTGGTATCGAAACGGGGTGTTGAAGAAAATCCTGAGAGTTTTATTAAGTTTTTCAATGAAAGACCTAAGTCGAGCATCAGTTTAAGTTAA
- a CDS encoding DUF2490 domain-containing protein, producing the protein MKKKISLVALIFGLMLPFFGQAQDSNFGNWLIYIGNKKINSKWNIHNEVQYRNYNAIGDLEQLLLRTGLGYTFNEGKSNVLFGYGYILSENYVGNTNDKVSVNEHRIFQQFISKQAIGSVSLQHRYRFEQRFVEADFKMRFRYFLGVNVPLCAQDEIPSKFYLSAYNEIFLNTESPVFDRNRLYGGLGYNINKNVRVEAGYMNQFFETDGRDQFNIMTFVNF; encoded by the coding sequence ATGAAAAAGAAAATAAGTTTGGTGGCATTAATCTTCGGGTTAATGCTACCTTTTTTTGGCCAAGCCCAAGATAGCAATTTTGGTAATTGGCTTATTTACATCGGAAACAAAAAAATAAATTCCAAGTGGAACATCCATAACGAGGTGCAGTACCGAAACTACAACGCTATTGGCGATTTAGAGCAGTTGCTGTTAAGAACCGGTTTGGGGTACACCTTTAACGAAGGAAAAAGCAACGTGCTTTTTGGCTATGGCTACATTCTTTCTGAAAACTACGTTGGAAATACAAATGATAAAGTTTCGGTTAACGAGCATCGTATTTTCCAACAGTTCATCTCAAAACAAGCCATAGGCTCAGTAAGCTTACAACATCGGTACCGTTTTGAACAACGTTTTGTGGAAGCCGATTTTAAAATGCGTTTTCGCTACTTTTTGGGAGTGAACGTGCCGCTTTGTGCACAGGATGAAATCCCAAGCAAATTTTATCTTTCAGCATACAACGAAATATTTTTAAATACCGAATCACCCGTTTTCGATAGGAACCGACTTTACGGAGGTTTAGGCTACAATATCAATAAAAATGTTCGGGTTGAAGCGGGTTATATGAACCAGTTTTTTGAAACCGATGGCCGCGACCAATTTAATATAATGACCTTTGTAAACTTTTAA
- a CDS encoding universal stress protein, protein MDGNKNKILVLSDLKDSTEAILKSAIALAKILSADIKFFHVKKGTDVVDRDSQLSSFRTINEQHSLTKNSIDGIIKSVSKTYGLKIDYSYAFGNIKNEIQDQLDTYQPDVVIVGRRKSRLGLAGDKIINFVLKAHEGPVLVVNSKNTIEPDKALFMAILNGRASGYSDAITNSLLEQTQKPLKLFEVVDKAGKHKGNEASSANGDVEFVFERNDNTVSNLSKYLLKSNINLLYLNRKSKEQNNDGLKKSDIKDIISKIEVSMLISG, encoded by the coding sequence ATGGATGGCAATAAAAATAAAATTTTAGTTCTTTCAGACTTAAAGGATTCTACCGAGGCTATACTTAAAAGTGCCATAGCCTTGGCCAAAATCCTAAGTGCTGATATCAAGTTTTTTCATGTGAAAAAAGGAACGGATGTGGTGGATAGAGATAGCCAATTATCCAGCTTTCGCACCATAAACGAGCAGCATAGTTTAACCAAAAACAGTATTGATGGCATTATAAAGTCGGTTTCCAAAACCTACGGCCTAAAGATTGATTACAGTTATGCTTTCGGAAACATAAAAAACGAAATTCAAGACCAATTGGATACATACCAACCCGACGTTGTTATTGTGGGACGCCGAAAATCGAGATTGGGTTTGGCTGGAGACAAGATTATAAATTTTGTTTTAAAAGCCCATGAAGGCCCAGTATTGGTGGTTAACAGCAAAAACACCATTGAGCCCGATAAAGCACTATTTATGGCTATTTTAAACGGAAGGGCCTCGGGCTATAGCGATGCCATTACCAACAGTTTATTGGAACAGACCCAAAAACCGTTAAAACTATTTGAGGTTGTCGATAAAGCCGGAAAACACAAAGGCAACGAAGCGTCTTCAGCTAATGGGGATGTGGAGTTTGTTTTCGAGCGCAACGACAATACCGTAAGTAATTTATCTAAATACCTATTGAAGAGTAATATTAATTTACTTTATTTAAACCGAAAAAGTAAAGAACAAAACAATGATGGTTTAAAGAAATCTGATATCAAGGACATTATCAGTAAAATAGAAGTGTCTATGCTCATATCGGGGTAA